DNA from Alphaproteobacteria bacterium SS10:
ACGGAGAACTTGATGATCGGCAGGTTAATCGAGCCGAGCAGGACCAGAATACGGCCCGCGCTATCGCCGCGCTGCGGTTGGTCGAACGCATCCACCAGGCCGACAAAGCCGAGATAAAGGAAGAACAGGATCAGGACCGAGGTGAGGCGAGCATCCCAGACCCACCAGACACCCCAAATCGGTTGTCCCCAGATCGCACCGGTGATGAGGCAAAGCGCCGTAAAGGCGGCACCAACCGGCGCTGCGGCCCGCATATAAAGGTCGGCCAAGGGATGACGCCAGACATAGCCAGCAATCGCCGCCATGGCCATGGAGCTATAGATCCCCATGGCCCACCAGGCGGCGGGCACATGCACATACATTATCCGCACCGTGTCACCCTGTTGGTAATCCGGCGGGGAGGCAAACAGCGATAGGTAGAGACCCACGCCAATCAGGCCGAGCGCACCTAAACCGAAAAT
Protein-coding regions in this window:
- a CDS encoding heme ABC transporter permease, whose amino-acid sequence is MHRFANPARFQRISRVLQPIFGLGALGLIGVGLYLSLFASPPDYQQGDTVRIMYVHVPAAWWAMGIYSSMAMAAIAGYVWRHPLADLYMRAAAPVGAAFTALCLITGAIWGQPIWGVWWVWDARLTSVLILFFLYLGFVGLVDAFDQPQRGDSAGRILVLLGSINLPIIKFSVDWWNTLHQPASITRLDSPAIHSSMLWPLLVMALGMLCIAAFAILMRLDGELARRRWEMRMQRRAMNPNAVAGVTEA